In one window of Pseudoalteromonas espejiana DSM 9414 DNA:
- a CDS encoding ABC transporter permease — protein sequence MSDKFKLSKWQLFAWLVGLLLSAPLFFLVVESLKGDSEVFIHLWNTVLWDYIFNTVVLIFGVCFLSCFIALPLGWLTAYCHFPGKRQFEWALMLPLAMPTYIIAYVYTDLLDYAGPVQIALRQWFGWQSPDDYWFFDIRTLPGAIVMLSLVLYPYLFLIFKTALREQSFKLVQASQLMGLSPSRSFYKVSLVLSRGAIVAALALISMETMADFATVSYFAVSTLTTAVYDTWFGYYSLTAAAKISGVMLLLLFLALITERFSRRDQAVFERQTSVNSEALYQLRGKSAWFATLFCSFILAIAFVLPVAVLLSYAVTYFDSIWSNALLSYAWQSLKVATIVSVIAIVLSVFVVFYQRIAKQAHPLIPGRLASTGYALPGTVLAIAVLLPLTLIENALNTMLEPYHLNIGLLLTGSIVTIIIAYVVRFYAIAHGAIESSFVRISPSLDMASQSMGKSQSQTLRLVHLPLLRRGILTAALLVFIECMKELPAALLLRPFNFESLATHVFQYVSDEQLELASLSALLIVVVGLVPLYFINRSMESRS from the coding sequence ATGAGCGATAAATTTAAGCTGTCTAAATGGCAGCTCTTTGCTTGGTTAGTGGGGCTGTTGTTATCGGCGCCATTATTCTTTTTAGTCGTTGAGTCGTTAAAGGGTGATTCAGAGGTATTTATACACCTTTGGAACACTGTTTTATGGGATTATATTTTTAACACCGTTGTACTTATTTTTGGTGTGTGCTTTCTCAGCTGTTTTATTGCTCTTCCTCTTGGTTGGCTAACAGCATACTGCCATTTTCCTGGTAAAAGGCAGTTTGAATGGGCGTTAATGCTGCCACTTGCAATGCCAACTTACATTATTGCATACGTTTATACCGACTTACTTGATTATGCAGGCCCTGTACAAATAGCGCTTAGACAATGGTTTGGTTGGCAATCGCCAGATGATTATTGGTTTTTTGATATACGAACATTGCCAGGGGCAATTGTGATGTTGTCGTTAGTGTTATACCCCTATTTATTTTTAATTTTTAAAACCGCACTACGCGAGCAGTCATTTAAACTTGTACAAGCTAGTCAGCTTATGGGGCTTTCACCTTCACGCAGCTTTTATAAAGTAAGTTTGGTTCTTTCTCGTGGCGCAATTGTTGCTGCGCTTGCTCTTATTAGCATGGAAACCATGGCTGATTTTGCCACTGTGAGCTATTTTGCCGTAAGCACCCTTACAACCGCTGTTTACGACACTTGGTTTGGTTATTACTCACTTACTGCGGCAGCAAAAATATCTGGAGTCATGCTATTACTTTTATTCTTAGCATTAATTACGGAGCGTTTTAGTCGTCGAGATCAAGCGGTATTTGAGCGTCAAACAAGTGTTAATAGCGAAGCGCTTTATCAGTTAAGAGGTAAATCTGCTTGGTTCGCTACTTTATTTTGTAGTTTTATTTTAGCAATCGCCTTTGTTTTACCTGTGGCTGTATTATTGAGTTACGCAGTTACTTATTTTGATAGCATATGGAGTAATGCGCTTTTAAGCTATGCATGGCAAAGTCTAAAAGTTGCCACAATTGTTAGTGTGATAGCAATTGTATTAAGTGTTTTTGTTGTTTTTTATCAGCGAATTGCAAAACAAGCCCACCCTTTAATACCAGGTCGGTTAGCAAGTACAGGGTACGCCTTACCAGGTACTGTATTAGCCATTGCAGTACTATTACCGCTTACACTCATTGAAAACGCTTTAAACACTATGCTTGAGCCTTACCATTTAAATATTGGCTTATTGTTAACCGGTAGCATAGTTACTATTATTATTGCCTATGTCGTTCGATTTTATGCTATTGCGCATGGCGCTATTGAGTCTAGCTTTGTACGTATTAGCCCCTCGCTTGATATGGCAAGCCAATCTATGGGTAAAAGCCAGAGCCAAACTTTGAGGTTAGTGCATTTACCTTTGTTACGACGAGGTATTTTAACTGCAGCACTACTTGTTTTTATTGAATGTATGAAAGAACTTCCTGCCGCCTTATTACTTAGACCTTTTAATTTTGAAAGTTTAGCGACCCATGTTTTTCAGTATGTGAGTGATGAGCAGCTTGAGCTGGCTTCTCTTTCTGCATTATTAATTGTTGTTGTTGGCTTAGTGCCTTTATATTTTATTAATCGTTCTATGGAGTCACGCAGTTAA
- the lpdA gene encoding dihydrolipoyl dehydrogenase — protein MSNELKTQVVVLGGGPGGYSAAFRAADLGLEVTLVESRETLGGVCLNVGCIPSKALLHVAKVIDDAAEMSSHGVSFGAPQIDLDKIRSWKDSVVSKLTGGIDGMAKMRKVKVVNGYGKFTGSNTLAVEGSEGSTTITFENAIIAAGSQPVNLPFIPEDDRVIDSTGALELKDVPEKLLVLGGGIIGLEMGTVYRSLGSTVDVVEFADQLVPAADKDVIKIYSRYVKDKFNVMLSTKVVGVEAKDDGLYVSFEGKNAPADAVRYDKVLVAVGRTPNGKLLDADKAGVNVDERGFINVDKQLRTNVNHIFAIGDLVGQPMLAHKAVHEGHVAAEVISGQKHFFDPKCIPSIAYTDPEIAWVGVTEKEAKEQGLSIETAVFPWAASGRAIASARTEGQTKLIFDKDSGRIIGGAMVGINAGEMLGEIGLGIEMGADGEDIALTIHAHPTLNESIGLAAEVFEGSITDLPNKKAVKKKK, from the coding sequence ATGAGCAACGAATTAAAAACTCAAGTTGTTGTACTAGGCGGTGGTCCTGGTGGTTACTCTGCGGCTTTCCGTGCTGCTGACTTGGGCTTAGAAGTTACATTAGTAGAATCTCGCGAAACATTAGGCGGTGTATGTCTTAATGTTGGTTGTATCCCTTCAAAAGCACTTTTACACGTAGCTAAAGTGATTGATGACGCTGCAGAAATGTCATCTCACGGTGTTTCGTTTGGCGCGCCGCAAATTGATTTAGATAAAATCCGTTCTTGGAAAGATTCTGTAGTAAGCAAGCTTACTGGCGGTATCGACGGAATGGCTAAAATGCGTAAAGTAAAAGTAGTAAATGGCTACGGTAAATTTACAGGTAGCAACACTTTAGCTGTTGAAGGCAGCGAAGGTTCAACTACTATTACGTTTGAAAACGCAATTATTGCTGCAGGTTCTCAACCAGTTAACTTACCTTTCATCCCAGAAGATGACCGTGTGATTGATTCAACTGGCGCACTAGAGCTTAAAGACGTACCTGAAAAACTACTTGTATTAGGTGGTGGTATCATCGGTCTTGAAATGGGCACAGTTTACCGCTCATTAGGTTCTACAGTAGATGTTGTAGAATTTGCAGACCAACTAGTCCCTGCTGCTGATAAAGACGTAATTAAAATTTACTCTCGCTACGTTAAAGACAAATTTAACGTTATGCTTTCAACTAAAGTTGTTGGCGTTGAAGCGAAAGACGATGGCTTATACGTATCATTTGAAGGCAAAAACGCCCCAGCTGATGCCGTACGTTACGACAAAGTACTTGTAGCTGTTGGCCGTACTCCAAATGGTAAGCTTTTAGATGCAGACAAAGCAGGCGTAAACGTTGATGAGCGTGGCTTTATTAATGTTGATAAGCAATTACGCACTAACGTAAACCACATCTTCGCAATTGGTGACTTAGTTGGCCAACCTATGCTTGCGCATAAAGCGGTACACGAAGGCCATGTTGCTGCAGAGGTTATCTCTGGTCAGAAGCATTTCTTCGACCCTAAATGTATTCCATCAATTGCGTACACTGACCCAGAAATCGCATGGGTAGGTGTTACTGAGAAAGAAGCAAAAGAGCAAGGTTTAAGCATTGAAACTGCGGTATTCCCGTGGGCTGCTTCAGGTCGTGCAATTGCATCTGCTCGTACAGAAGGTCAAACTAAACTAATCTTTGATAAAGACAGTGGTCGTATCATTGGTGGTGCTATGGTTGGTATTAACGCAGGCGAAATGCTTGGCGAAATCGGCCTAGGTATTGAAATGGGCGCTGATGGCGAAGATATCGCATTAACAATTCATGCTCACCCAACATTGAACGAATCAATCGGCCTTGCCGCTGAAGTATTTGAAGGTTCAATCACTGATTTACCAAATAAAAAAGCAGTTAAAAAGAAGAAGTAA
- a CDS encoding extracellular solute-binding protein, whose translation MKKIFAIILGLITATPAFASDVVNIYSFRQPYLIQPILNDFTEQTGIKTNVVFAKKGLIERVKREGKHSKADLVLTSNFSALIQLEDLKLTQTIKSEHVDANVPASFRDENGQWVALTKRVRNVYSSKERVGPLAELTYEDLADPKFKGQICTRSGKHPYNLGLIASMVAHHGEEKAKVWLEGVKANLARKPQGNDRAQVKAVKEGLCNLALGNSYYLGKMIENKDQRAWAEAVNINFPNQTNRGSHINVSGVVITKYAKNPDNALKLIEYMTDTTAQNTYASVNMEYPVKPGVELSSLVASWGSFKEDNLPLNEVSKYRSVALKLIDEVKFDL comes from the coding sequence ATGAAAAAAATATTCGCTATAATTTTAGGTTTAATCACTGCTACGCCTGCTTTTGCAAGCGATGTTGTAAATATATACTCTTTTCGTCAACCTTATTTGATTCAGCCAATTTTAAATGACTTTACTGAGCAAACTGGCATTAAAACTAATGTGGTTTTTGCAAAAAAAGGGTTAATTGAACGTGTAAAGCGTGAAGGTAAACATAGTAAAGCAGATCTAGTTTTAACATCTAACTTTAGTGCGCTTATTCAATTAGAAGACCTTAAATTAACTCAGACAATAAAAAGCGAGCATGTTGATGCTAACGTACCGGCTTCTTTTCGCGATGAAAACGGGCAATGGGTTGCTCTAACAAAACGTGTTCGCAATGTGTATTCATCAAAAGAGCGCGTAGGCCCACTTGCTGAACTAACCTACGAAGATTTAGCCGATCCAAAATTTAAAGGGCAAATTTGTACTCGCTCAGGTAAACACCCATATAACTTAGGTTTAATTGCCTCTATGGTAGCGCACCACGGTGAGGAAAAAGCTAAAGTATGGCTTGAAGGTGTTAAAGCAAATCTTGCGCGCAAGCCTCAAGGTAATGACCGAGCTCAAGTAAAAGCGGTAAAAGAAGGGCTGTGTAATTTAGCTTTAGGTAATAGCTATTACCTTGGCAAAATGATCGAAAATAAAGATCAGAGAGCGTGGGCCGAAGCGGTAAATATTAATTTTCCTAATCAAACAAACCGTGGTTCACATATTAATGTATCAGGTGTCGTTATTACTAAATATGCCAAAAACCCTGATAATGCATTAAAGCTAATCGAATATATGACAGACACTACGGCTCAAAATACATATGCATCAGTTAATATGGAATACCCTGTAAAGCCAGGCGTTGAGCTTTCTAGCTTAGTGGCATCTTGGGGGAGTTTTAAAGAAGATAACCTACCTTTAAATGAAGTTAGTAAATATCGTTCTGTGGCACTTAAATTAATTGACGAAGTTAAATTCGACCTTTAA
- the aceF gene encoding pyruvate dehydrogenase complex dihydrolipoyllysine-residue acetyltransferase yields MSIEIKVPDIGGDDVEVTEILVSVGDKVDVDQSLLTVEGDKASMEVPAAQAGTVKEIKVSEGDTVTTGSLIMIFEGEESGSQSEPEAPAKTEAAAPAEASGSDTQEVTVPDIGDDEVEVTEIMVAVGDSVDEEQSILSVEGDKASMEVPAPFAGTVKEIKVTEGDKVKTGSLVFVFEVAGSSAPASDAPKQESAPAEPAQSAQPSTKEVNVPDIGDDEVEVTEIMVAVGDSVEEEQSILNVEGDKAAMEVPAPFAGTVKEIKVAAGDKVKTGSLIFVFEVAGSAPAKASAPAEQKPAAAPAKTESAPAQAAPAAKASNESFENNSAYAHASPVVRRLAREFGINLANVKGSGRKNRVVKEDVQNYVKNLVKQVESGQLPAGKGNAGGSELGLIPWPKVDFAKFGEIEEKKLSRIQKLSGKNLHRNWVQIPHVTQFDEADITSLEVFRKEQNVLSEKKKLGVKITPLVFVMKAVAKVLAEFPTFNASLSEDGESLILKKYINVGVAVDTPNGLVVPVFKDVDKKGIMELSRELMDISKKAREGKLTSSDMQGGCFTISSLGGIGGTAFTPIVNAPEVAILGVSKSEMKPKWNGKDFEPKLMVPLSMSYDHRVIDGALAARFTATLASYMSDIRQLVM; encoded by the coding sequence ATGAGTATTGAAATTAAAGTACCAGATATCGGTGGCGATGACGTAGAAGTAACCGAAATTCTAGTAAGCGTTGGCGACAAAGTAGATGTTGACCAATCTTTACTTACCGTTGAAGGCGATAAAGCATCAATGGAAGTACCTGCTGCACAAGCAGGTACAGTAAAAGAAATTAAAGTAAGCGAAGGTGACACGGTAACAACCGGTTCGTTAATTATGATTTTTGAAGGCGAAGAGTCAGGCTCACAAAGCGAGCCAGAAGCGCCGGCTAAAACTGAAGCGGCTGCACCTGCAGAAGCTTCAGGCTCTGATACTCAAGAAGTCACCGTACCAGATATTGGTGACGACGAAGTTGAAGTAACAGAAATCATGGTTGCCGTTGGCGACAGCGTAGATGAAGAGCAGTCAATTTTAAGTGTTGAAGGCGACAAAGCATCTATGGAAGTGCCTGCTCCATTTGCAGGTACTGTAAAAGAAATTAAAGTAACCGAAGGCGACAAAGTAAAAACAGGCTCTTTAGTGTTTGTTTTTGAAGTTGCCGGTTCAAGTGCACCAGCATCAGATGCGCCTAAGCAAGAGTCTGCACCAGCAGAGCCTGCTCAAAGTGCACAGCCGAGCACTAAAGAAGTAAACGTACCTGACATTGGCGATGATGAAGTTGAAGTAACTGAAATCATGGTAGCTGTTGGCGATAGCGTAGAAGAAGAGCAATCTATCTTAAACGTTGAAGGCGACAAAGCCGCGATGGAAGTACCAGCGCCGTTTGCAGGTACAGTTAAAGAAATTAAAGTAGCTGCGGGCGACAAAGTAAAAACAGGCTCTCTTATTTTTGTATTTGAAGTTGCCGGTAGTGCACCTGCAAAAGCTTCTGCACCTGCTGAGCAAAAGCCAGCGGCTGCACCTGCAAAAACCGAGTCTGCGCCAGCTCAAGCTGCACCTGCGGCTAAAGCAAGCAACGAAAGCTTTGAAAACAACAGTGCATATGCACATGCATCGCCAGTTGTTCGCCGTTTAGCGCGCGAGTTTGGTATTAACTTAGCAAACGTTAAAGGCTCAGGCCGTAAAAACCGCGTAGTTAAAGAAGACGTGCAAAACTATGTTAAAAACTTAGTTAAGCAAGTTGAATCTGGCCAATTACCAGCAGGTAAAGGCAATGCGGGCGGTAGTGAACTTGGTTTAATTCCTTGGCCTAAAGTAGATTTTGCTAAGTTTGGCGAAATTGAAGAGAAAAAACTATCTCGTATTCAAAAGCTGTCGGGTAAAAACTTACACCGTAACTGGGTACAAATACCACATGTTACACAGTTTGACGAAGCTGATATCACAAGCCTTGAAGTGTTCCGTAAAGAGCAAAACGTGTTAAGCGAGAAGAAAAAGCTTGGCGTTAAAATTACACCGCTTGTGTTTGTGATGAAAGCGGTAGCTAAAGTACTTGCTGAATTCCCAACGTTTAATGCATCACTGTCTGAAGATGGCGAAAGCTTAATTCTTAAAAAATACATAAACGTAGGTGTTGCAGTAGATACACCTAATGGCTTAGTTGTTCCGGTATTTAAAGACGTGGACAAAAAAGGCATTATGGAATTATCTCGCGAGCTAATGGATATTTCTAAAAAGGCACGTGAAGGTAAGCTAACGTCATCTGATATGCAGGGCGGCTGTTTTACTATTTCTAGCTTAGGTGGTATTGGCGGTACGGCATTTACGCCGATTGTTAATGCACCAGAAGTGGCTATTTTAGGTGTATCTAAATCTGAAATGAAACCTAAGTGGAATGGTAAAGACTTTGAACCTAAACTAATGGTTCCGCTGTCTATGTCGTACGATCACCGTGTGATTGACGGTGCTCTAGCAGCACGCTTTACTGCAACGCTTGCTAGCTACATGAGCGACATACGTCAATTGGTGATGTAA
- a CDS encoding tRNA-uridine aminocarboxypropyltransferase, translating into MANSFKNSVLALRAQQISESRREFNARGGKMDRCEQCLIAKHYCICEGVEYAQCDAAVCLLMYHNESFKPSNTGRLIAQIVPDNHAFRWDRTDPDPALLELINDSQYQPMVIFPQEDVQEGRAVTEVNIEHGKKPLFIFLDGTWREAKKMIRKSPYLDNLPVLSITADKLSDYRLRVAPHAYQLGTAEVGIMVLALAGEQDAASKLEQHFIKFRDAYLLGKRNKGRPL; encoded by the coding sequence GTGGCCAATTCTTTTAAAAACTCTGTACTGGCATTACGCGCCCAGCAAATTAGCGAATCGCGACGAGAATTTAATGCCCGCGGTGGTAAAATGGACCGCTGTGAGCAGTGTTTAATTGCCAAACATTACTGTATTTGTGAAGGGGTTGAGTACGCTCAGTGCGATGCTGCAGTGTGTTTACTAATGTACCATAACGAGAGTTTTAAACCGTCGAATACAGGGCGCTTAATTGCACAAATAGTACCTGATAACCACGCGTTTAGGTGGGATAGAACAGACCCTGATCCTGCACTTTTAGAGTTAATTAACGATTCACAATACCAGCCTATGGTGATATTTCCGCAAGAGGATGTTCAAGAGGGCCGAGCAGTCACTGAGGTCAATATTGAACACGGCAAAAAGCCACTGTTTATATTTTTAGATGGCACCTGGCGTGAAGCTAAAAAAATGATACGAAAAAGCCCCTACCTTGACAACTTACCGGTATTATCAATTACTGCGGATAAGCTCTCAGATTATCGTTTACGCGTTGCCCCGCATGCTTATCAGCTAGGGACTGCGGAAGTAGGAATTATGGTGCTCGCGCTGGCGGGGGAGCAAGATGCAGCCTCAAAGCTTGAGCAGCACTTTATTAAGTTTCGTGATGCGTATTTACTCGGCAAGCGAAATAAGGGTAGGCCGTTATAG